The genomic DNA CCTCATACACTTTAGAAGCCTGTGCCTCATTTAATAACAGGAACCCACATCTACTGAACAAACTCTTGTACCTTTGAATATGCTGCCCCCCAAAGTCCCCACCTACTTTTGTCTACAGGGTAACGCcttcacaataataatacagaacaaTTCTACACATTATAGTGAATACAAATGAGGTATAAAAGATTAGAATGGCATTAGGGTGGAATCTAATCaaaccaaattaaattaataaccaAATCTAGCCATGGAACAATATCAGTTGCGCATTAAGATTCTGAGAGACTAATGGCACAGTGGAACAATTTCAACAAATCACACCTTGTATTTTACCCTTAATATGAATAACTGATGTGACTATGGTAATCGTTACCAAACTTTTAATGTATCAAACCACAGCAGTCCTTTCCCTCCAGGGAGAAAAATGACAGACCACTCTCCAGTGTGGTGAAATCTCCTGTGCAGCAGTATCTGCCCTTCCTGTACCAAAACCCATTGCTTTGAAGGGACAACTTCCAAAGCTTTTCTCTCCAAATGCTCAAAGAAAAAgccaacaaaataataatagtaataataatgatgacaaTTATAAACCCCAAACTGTGTTTAGGTGGGGATGGTGGAGGACACACGCTTTTGACCTTTTGAACTGTAAACTTACAAAGGTGATTTTCATAGAAACAGGAGACAGTTTTACTGTGGGGAAAAGCCCTTTGACCATAATGTCTCACCTGTGATTCTGGCTGTGATCTCTCCTTTCCAGTCCCGATGGCTGCCTTGTCCACTGCTGGCTCTGAATGGCTCTCAAGGCTGCCAGTCTCAGGTTGGCATACTGACAGTGCAAGTATGCACACAATAATAACCAGGACAGCTGCTTTCCCCATCTCAGCTTATTTAATCCAGGATAGAGGAATAAAACAATATGGTGTGTAGTCTCTCAGTCTGTCTCCCTACAGCCTTCTTTCTCCTTTGCCTTTGTTCCCTCTTTATGCTTTTCAGTGTCCTCCCTGGATGGCCTCAAGAACAACAGGAAATCTGATTTTTTTCCTCCTTCCTCGTTTCTATGTTTTGTGTTAACACTGCAGATTTAACACAGTGCTGTTTCATTTGAACTCATGGTGACACTGGTCCTGGTTATTTAAAATACTCAACAGCGAAAAACCTGGACACAGTATTCATTTAGAATAAATAAGTCATTTTCTGTTAGTTAATATTAATGACATACAGGAGCCCCACTGCCTCTTAAGGACCTTGTTTTAGAACATATTGCAACATTATTACCTGGTTAGGTCACATATATAATGACCACAAAAGATATTCTAACCTCTTTAAATACATCCCTAACCTTTACCCTTATATGGGacaaatgtaaatttaaaaatgaaagttaAATAacctattttgtttttttaaatgtcattatatatgtgtgtgtgttattatttatatatgttttgagGTGTTGTTATGCAGTGGTTGACAAATTATTTTCCACGTGTCGATTAATAAAGTTTCTATCTAGCCGATAAAAAACATGGGAACGATGTCAATTCAGCAAACGGTGTATTTGTGTAGCAGACGTCTCACAGTGTGGAGAAACCCTAACGACTGTGCAGTTTCTTACAGTTCTTCTTGTGTGTATAATACATAATCATGGTTCGAGGGGATACAAGAAAATTTGCCACAGGATGCTTTGGTCCTGAATGCTGATTGGTTACCCTTGAAGTGATTGTGACGCAGCACAGGTGCTGGAGCGCAGTGTGTGTTGAGCTCAGCACGCAACAGTACAAAGGTCCGCTTCTACCGGATTTATATCACTGTGAAGGATTACAAAGTCCACTAGTGGTATTGAAGCTGACATTTGGAAGTGTTCGTGCGTTCATTATCCAAATGGGTCTTCTGGCATTTAAGGTAAAGTAAATGAGCTAGATAAAAACAGGAATCAGCTTATTTTTGAGAACGTGTTGCCAGCAATGCCAGTCATGCTTTTAGTTTGGTTCCTGTGCTTATACTGGGCAAGCTTGAATGAGGCAGAACTGAAATCTTGTCTCGGCTGTTTTGTGTCAGCATTTTCTTACGAGTGCTTTTGAATTACTCCGATGTATAGGTTATtctattatttcttagcagaagccCTAATCCAGTTtacacaaatgttttaaaacaacgCTGGATGTTATGTTTTGATCAACTAAAATCTAACTGAGTCTTAGTCACTTTCTCCAATAGCAGTCTTGTCAAAACTTTCACTTTTTGAATTACCTGCATTTCCAGATATGAATTGCTTTATTGTAGATGTTTAGGTCAATGTAGGAATGTCTATTGCCTACTCTTCTCAATAACTCGTCCTTGTAGACTGACATTGCAATCTTGTTGCCCGTTTGGTTGTATCCCAGTTATTGCCATGCAGCTCTTAACATCATTTATATAGCCGAGACCCTGAAGTGTGAAGAGATGGATTAAttagaattaaaacaaagcattaatTCAGTATCTTCCATGTACTGGTAGGAAATTGGCTAAAAcatccaacagaaaaaaaacaacctgctgcttcagtaatacaaaattttattctgttttgtagTGTAAAATGGCTGGAGCTCTACATAGCAAGATTGATGCATCATCGTAGGTAACATGTCTAACCACCGAATGGGTgtgaatacatatataaatacatacagaacaCTTACGACAGACTAGAATGAGGTCAATGTAACAAAGCCGAGTAACGGTGGGGAACTGGAGGTTGTCCAGTGGAGAATATAAAGCATGAATATTGACAGGTGTGAGAAGcaggatttaatttaaatactgtTTTTCTGCTCAGGTAGCCTTTCCACAGTTCGCAAAGGAAAGCGGGGGTGATGCTCTTGTGCCGTCTTTCCAGCAGATGTTTTCTGTTGTTACCAGTTATCCAGGAAATCAAATCCTGTCTTCAGAATGCTGTTGCTTGTGTTAAACTGTGGGGACAATTAGCATAAGTTAAACATTTTTATGAAAGCAATATCCTGAATTTTAATGGAAATGCTTGCTTTGTATTGTACATTGTGGGTTTGAGTCAACCCAGAGAGGATATTGCAAGTAAAATTATTTATCTTCCATCTAAATGCATTATGATCGTATCTTCACTGAATTGGGACCCcctatacagtggggggaaaaaagtatttgatcccctgctgattttgtacgtttgcccactgacaaagaaatgatcagtctataattttaatggtaggtgtattttaacagtgagagacagaataacaatttactttcaccaactcagcagctgaactgaattgacttctaTTAAGGCAAATTACAGACAAtactaacttcaattaaggcaaacttaaaacaaaacgaggaatgctaagactggtctgaaactaggaaaacaacaagatggctgcctctcacctgtactctcctgtctctgtctgtggcaacttgtaaatacttctgtttttagAAGTTCACtattaagttattttaaattaattaatgttcaTATTCATGTTTCCTCCTCTCCATTTCCTTTTTCCAGGCTTAGAAACTGAATTTATTTGAACTTCCAGACCATATGGCTACCTAACACTGTTGCTAAACATCAGCCGTCTCTATTTCAGGgagtagggggggggggggggggtgcaaaaaaaactaaagccaTTACAAATTGTGATCTTGGTGCTGGTCCTACCTGGGAGAAGGTGGGGCTTGATGCCATGGGGGGTTCGTCCTTCTCTTTGGCCTTCATGTTGCTGGGGATGTGAGCTGGAGACTTGGTCTCTGGTCCCGGGGTGAAGACTTCATCCACGGAGCTCACCGAGGAGAGGCTGGGCTTTGCTCGCGCCAAGCCCACTGCAGGGGAGGCAACTTTGATGGGCGGAGGCTTCTCTGGTCTGGGGGCTCGGGGCCTCTCGGTTCGCTGCTCCTCCTTTTCTCTAGGGGCTGACTCCTGTCGCAGGTACGAGGGCAGGGGCTTCTCCCCTTTCTCCAGGGACTTGATCTGGCTGGGTGTCAGGGACTGGAAGTCGGCCTGCTCGCCCTCCAGCCTGGATCTCTCTGCGCTGATTTTCCAGAATGAGGACTCTTCCTCCTTCCTGCCCAGCCCTGGTCCGTCGCCGTTGGGTGCCTTGCTGCTCTGGGCCACCTTGGTTGCCTGGCTGCTCTGAGAGGACTTTGAGGGCTGTGACAACTTTGCAGCAGGCTTCGAATCGGCCTGTGAGGAGGAGCTGCCCTGCTCTGAAGCTACAGGCGATGACGTGAGGCTGAACTCCATCTGGCTCTGTCAGAAACGTGTTTGAGAAACCGAGACAAAGATCAGGCACAGATTGGAAGTGCACTGATAACACTAtgcaacacaatttttgttcctgggtagtaagtgttatttcctaattgcttatgcctctaAAGtatagaagtgagtagtttttcgagaatAACGATtatactttaatttattttataatcgtaaatctcgaaaaactactcacttctaaatcttttgtagtcatttttgtattactttagtataaatacatattaatttggattcatgttgtttttttctgactttatgtgaacaaaaagacacaaattagACGGTTTTCTCATTGAAAAtaggtaaatttcaaaatatcactgtcctggtcacaaaagcaaagtttacttttgaggcataagcaattaggaaataacacttactacccagaaacaaaataaataaatacattgttacaCGGTGTAAGCGAAGCCTTCAGTCTAGTAGGAGAGTCCAAGGAAGCGTTTAGCAATGCCATCTAAAGAAACATGATCGCTGACATCTTCACTACAAAGAACCCACAGGAGTCCCAATGGTATGATCACAGTGAACACTTGACTTGTGCAGTAATCCACTGGTGACGTCAAAATACTACTTTACAGAAAGAACAACTCCAACAAATAACACAATCTTAAAAgccaaatacaaaaaacatgtataaagaGTTGAAAGTGCATAATCCTTCAACAACACCTTCAGAGGATTGTGCATAGCTAATCTCCTTCTCTAATCGCTGCATTGAATGAGTATGGTCACTAACTCTCAGACTACTTAAATGGTGTATTTCTTCCAGCAAGATCAGCACATGGGGTTTGACTTGTCAGTGATCCTGATTTAAATTATACTgggatattttttaattgtcagtTAGCTGTATGATAATTGTCTAATTAGAAGGTTTATGGATAAAGCGTCTATTTATATGGTCTGTAATTGCCAAAATAGCAAcctgaacagaaaacaaaacagaaatgacaTAAGATAAATATACAACACAAACTACTCCTTTTGGGGAGACTGAAACAAACATGATGGCCccttaataatacaaaatgattgtgtatttattatctgTATTTGCTTTGAGTTCTGTATGACAGGATAACTATAAAGTGTGCAGCACCATTACAACCAGACAAAGACTTACCCTGGTCTCCCAGGAGAATGGGGAAGAGTGCTCATCTTGCCAGGTTATATCCTGAAATTGgtgggaagaaaaacaaacgggGAAAGAGTGTATAAAAGCATGCACAGATAATAACTAGGTAAGTACCCAGCTCGGTCATGCAAGGGACGCAACAGCATGGAGAGCTCAAGTCAACACAAACATGGGTAAGGCTACGTCATAGGCAACTAATGAATATCCTGGATCAACGAACAAAACATCCTAGTGAAAGTGGAGAAAAAATATTAGAAACATTTAGCAGAATTGTTAtgttagcaaaataataatacacattgtTTGTGTGTCACGGAATTGTGTCTTTAAACAAAAAGCATTCACTgcttataaaactgtttgtaaTCGTAAGTATCTGAGGTTCTAAATCCCAAACATCTTTGAATGGGACCAAAAGCGTGTAGTAGCCAATGCCAATGTTTCCCCCCACAAAAACACTGACAATGACGTGCGTGTTGATCTGGTGTTGTCAATCCTTGTTTAAGCTGCTTTGTTTGGGAAACGAAAAAGACCGAAGACCAAATCTAGTTCCCGGAAGCTACCGCGGATGCCAATGCATACATATTAGTACTGTATTTCCTCACCTCTTCTCCAAAATGAACCGTTTTCTGTCCGGTTTGGAGGATATATTTGGGGTAAAATATAAGCTCTTCCCGGTCCACCCTGTGCATGGCATAGCGGGCTCGGATCTGGGGGTCCATCAAACAGTTATCGATGGCGCTGTCCTGCTCGTTCGGGGTCATTTTTTCCCATTGAGGTCCGTGCTTCTGTTTAATACTCTCCCTCTCCAGCATAATCTTCTTGGCCATGGAGTTGATGGAGGAGAAATACTCAAACTTCTTCGCCTCCATCCTGTGCGCATCTCCCCCTGCCAGCGTCACCGCGGCCATTTTGCTGCCAGCTGTTCAGGGAGAGGCACTCGGCTGACGTCATCATACAGCTGCAGTGGAAAAGATGGAGTCGAGCTGGAGAGTGGCGTGGCCATCTTGAGTGATAAGGTCACTGTAcacaaccacaaaacaaaacattacataatacggtgtattttttattaatcagCATCAGTTTCCAGggcgatattattattattattattattattattattattattattattattatttcttggcagacgcccttatccaggatatGAAATGTAACCTATACAAATATAGggtataaatataatacagataaatcacgtttaattaaaaaaagaaatgaatttTAATGCTTATAATCCTAGTGTACAATTACCTCCAAATGCTTTGTTGTATTGTAGCATTTTTCCATAAAGTAATAAACCTGTTGCATCAggaaaattgttatttttctgtagCCTAATAAATTTAGCTTGCAACCGCAAACGCTACAATATTATAACACAAcattgacatttgttttttactttttacagattaaatacattgatgctaaaaaaaaaaaaaaaaattacattgaagGTTTAGTTACAGCTCTTTCACGAATTATCACCCAAGATGGCGGGGCGAACAGGGGATCTGTGGTCACTGGCCGAGAGCGACGTGCTGCGGGCAGAACACGCAGTACAATACAGCATTTGAGAAACAATGAAGTGCAACTGGTCCTAACAATACCACGATATAGACGTAGCCCAGGGAGCAAATGATATGCTATATTTACGCTTCCTATTCTTGTCTAAGGGGGCTGCattacaatacaacaataattaATTTAGGGGAGCTCATAATTCTCAGTGCAGGTGCCCCTGTCAGTACAGAGTCCCagtaaagaacataagaaagtttacaatcgagataAGGCccttcaacccattgtgctcatttggtgtccattaataactaagtgacccAAGGaacctatccagtctgtttttaaatgttcccaaattttcagcttcaagcACATCGCTGGGGAGGACGAccctgtgtgaagaagtgtctcctgatttctgtcttgaatgccttgaagcccaatttccatttgtgtccccgggtgcgtgtgtccctgctgatctggaaaagctcctctggtttgatgtggtcgatgcctttcatgattttgaagacttggatcaagtccccatgtacactcctctgttccagggtgaaaaggttcaggtccctcagtctctcagtaggacattcccttcagacctggaataagtctggttgctctcctctgaactgcctctagagcagcgatatctttcttgaagtgtggagcccagaactgtccacagtatccagatgagctctaactagtgcattgtacagtctgaacatcactgcccttgttctcaattctacacttttgacaatataccctaacagtctgtttgcatttttaattgcttcctcacattgtttggatggagaaagtgaggagccatatagactcctaggtcttttcATGTGTTACTtgatctagatctgtacctcccatagtgtaattatagtggacatttctgttacctgcatgtgaTGCCTTGCACGTGTCCACGTCGAAGAGGACAGATCATGTATAGTTATATTCTTGTaccattcattttaaacaatgcTATTTAGTGACTTAAGTTTAATAAACATGATTAATCTGTAATTATAATGCTTTATCATATATCTTCCACAATGGAATTTCAAGATCCACAAAACGGAATTAAACTTGAGAGTGTCATGAAAGGCTTACAGTAGCAAACCAACTAACTCgattcaaataaaacaacaccAACATGAGCCCCTGCCCGTCAGCGCGCTGTTTATAGCGCCTTGCCTGCGCGCGGCCGCGGGATGACTCAGAGCGGCGGGCCGCACCACGTGACGGCCGGGTCACATGTGTGCAGTCATGTGATCTCAGTTCCTGCTCCCGACGACTTGCTGTATCATGTCGGGCAGAGAGCTGTAATTTCACGGGGAGGAAAACATGGGATCGCCGTGCCAGTCTGTGGCAGCACGACCGCGCCGCTGTGCCGGGTGGCTGTGGATGATCCTCGCCGCCGCGCTGGCGCTCCTCTGCGGCGCCGTGGGGGCGAGCGAGCGGCCGTGGTATGAGGAGCTGTGCAGGTAAGAAGCCTCCTGTGTGCAATATTGCATCTGGCAATAAGCAAATAGCGCTGCCTCCACATAGACAGAGGCGAGACGAAGCCTGTAATAACGATAGACGCGTGGTATGGGTCATTATCAGGAATATTTGCGTTTGAACAGGATAGGTCGACACGGTGGAGGTGTTTGTAAATGAAATCCCCAGCCGCGGAAAGATAACGTGGACAAAAAAGCAATGTAACGTTAATAATACCGCTGTGGCCACTGCCGTCTCAAGCTGCTGGGTACATATGAATGCAATTACGAGTCACAATATCAGTCAAtcagtttgtattttgtatagcgcccttggCTGGGTAGTCACAGTACGCAGATGGATatagacataaataaataaacatacagaAACCATAAAACAATGCATCAGATAAACTGATATAAATCCAtcaggcacggaggagagagaaacaaaaacttAAGGATGGCACAGTACTGAAGCACGTCTTCTCTTGATCTGCAGATGCATTTAGTGTTCTTGCACCGAATTAGGTGTtatacacttattttgttatgtCTTTGGGACGTGTATTTTATAAATCTGGCACTTGCATCACATAATCTAGTAAGAAATACCATTTTTAATAGTCAATTAGCTGTTCAGTGTACGTTAGCATGGAGCATATGCGTAACTACTCAGGAGATGGGACGCATGACTTTATTCTTAGAAGTCTAGGCTGAAGGAGAGACAAATACCAGAATAGCTTAGTAATGCTGTCTAAAACAACAAGTAGAGGAGAAGGTTCCCAGGACTTTAAAGAAGCAAACAGTCATGTCTATCATATAAAACAGGAGAACTTCAACCTTTG from Amia ocellicauda isolate fAmiCal2 chromosome 1, fAmiCal2.hap1, whole genome shotgun sequence includes the following:
- the c1h1orf198 gene encoding uncharacterized protein C1orf198 homolog, whose product is MAAVTLAGGDAHRMEAKKFEYFSSINSMAKKIMLERESIKQKHGPQWEKMTPNEQDSAIDNCLMDPQIRARYAMHRVDREELIFYPKYILQTGQKTVHFGEEDITWQDEHSSPFSWETRSQMEFSLTSSPVASEQGSSSSQADSKPAAKLSQPSKSSQSSQATKVAQSSKAPNGDGPGLGRKEEESSFWKISAERSRLEGEQADFQSLTPSQIKSLEKGEKPLPSYLRQESAPREKEEQRTERPRAPRPEKPPPIKVASPAVGLARAKPSLSSVSSVDEVFTPGPETKSPAHIPSNMKAKEKDEPPMASSPTFSQFNTSNSILKTGFDFLDNW